The genomic window TTTGCGATTCTTGAGATGGTTTTTATCTCAATATATTATAAATGGTTAGGCGGTAAGTTCTTATATAGAACTTTGCTTATCCTCGCCTGATTATATATAACCCCCAGCACTACAAGTGCCAGGCTCGTCCACTGGGCTACGGAGAGAGGCCCCGCCATCACACTGTCCCTGAAAAATTCGATGATAAATCGATAGATGGAGTAAAGCACCACAAAGCTCACAAAAAGCTCTCCGTCATAACGGATTTTCTCCCGGCGGTTCCACAGGATCATGAATATTATAAAACCTGCCAGAGCCGAATAAAGTTGTGCCGGATGCCTGGAAACACCATTTACTACTACGGCCCATGGAACATTCGTCACTTTTCCGTATATATCGCATCCTATGCGGCCTATACCATAACCCAGGGCAAGGGAAGGCGCAACTATATCTGCCAGTTTAAAAAAGTTGATTTTCTTCATCCGGGTATAAATAACCGCCGCTATCAACCCGCCCAGTATGGCTCCGTGAAAGGATAGACCCCCTTCATTTACATGTAGTATCATAGCAGGATTTTTAAGATAAAAAGGTAAATCGAGGAGGACAAATAGCAGCCGTGCTCCTATAAAGCCTGATATAATAATAAGCATGGAAAAGTTCAGCACATCATCTTCATTCAGGCTTTTTCTTTTAGCTTCCTTCAATACCAAGTACATACCTGCCAGTATTCCCAGCGCTACAAAAAATCCCAGTTTGTAAATCGTAAACGGTCCCAGTTTAAATAAAATGTTCATTGGACACCTCCCGGGTTAAACCCCTTCTTAGCATTTTTTAGTTAATCATTTTATTGCTGTATACGTTTAAGTCAATGGTATAAGTTTATCCTGCTTGAAATTTCTTAACAAAAAAGGTTAAAGAGAAGTACGCGGCGGCACTAAAAATCATCGAATATGAAAAACCGAAAAACATAGCAATGACCGTAGCCAAAGTGGACCCGAGCAATGAAGCGATTCCATTTATTCCCTACATAAAAGGGACCAGATCTGTATTTGCCATTTGTCTTATGCCTGTTGGGAAGAAGACTCCCATCATAATGCCCATGGGAAGCAATATCAAGGCTAGTATAACTATCTTTACAAATATAGCTTGAGCAATATATGTCAATATCGCATATTTATATAAGATGGTCACCATGACTATAATGCCAGATAGAACCAAAGGCAATATTTTTATCTTTTTTTCAAGTATTTTGCCGGTCAAACTTCCGATACTGCAACCCACCAGCAACAGGATAACCGTGGCAAGAAAAGATAATGACGGATGGCCCAGGAAAAGGATGTTTTTTTGTATTAGAGCAATCTCCAGAGCCATAAATCCGATACCTATCGCAAAAAAGTAATTTGCCAAGCTTTTGTCTCGATTATCCATTTTTTTATAGTTCGGCACGATCCATTTATATATTGCAAAAAATACAACTAACAAAACAAGATAAACGGCTTTCGGCAAGCCAAAAGAAAAATCGTAAAAGAAAGGCCGGTCGTCGGTCGTTGGGATAGCATTGCTAGCACTACTTTTTATGATATCATCGACATCTTTATATTTTGATAGCGGCAATTTCATATTTTCAACTATATGCGGAATAAAAACAGGCTCCATTTTATTCTGTAAAGCTGTTTTAATTATTTGCACACTCTGATCTTGAATAAAAGGTTGATTGCGTATGATTATAACGGGAAAATGTAAATGCTTTGGGTCATGATTATGGGACTGTTCATTATTATCGGCTACTATAGCTATCTGATGTAAAGCATCCCGGTAAGGAATCCCCTTCTTTTTAAGAACGCTCAATACGGTCGTGATTATTCTTCTCGTATCTTCTTCATCATGGGCTGCAAATACCAGTTGTCCGTTATCTGTCAAGTGTTCAAGATATTTTGAAATCGCCTCTTCGGTATAAATGTAGTTTTCGTTCAAAGCTAAACTGCCGGAACTTGCGGTCTGTGTCATGACTAGAGACAAAAAAACGGTGTCATATTTTTCTTTTGTCCTTTCAATAAAGTTTCTTCCATCCTGAATGTGTGTTTTTACCTGGGGGAGATTATACAGGTCACCCGTGAAGGAGGAATTTTTTTCTACCGCATCGACACTGCTTTTATTTATCTCCACCGCAGTAATATCTTTGCTGCCGGCAAGAAGTGCCAGCAGTATATCTCTACCTCCTCCCGGTCCTATTACTAAAGTTTTAGGATTTTTTTGCAATATATAAGGTAAAAAACCAACAGAGTTTTTTAAACCGGAAACTAATTTTAGATCTCCGTTAAACCGGTACATAAAGGCTGCAGAACTGTTATCTATAAAATCGTTTTTTCCTTTTCGTTACCATAATCAATGACATCCGTCCTGGAAAAAGAATCCCATTTAGTATATTCTATTTTTGTTTTGCCATCATCAGATATATCATAAACCTTAAGTTTTCGGCTGGTTAATGGATAGCCAAAATTCTTTTCCAGGCCGGATAAATCCCTGGTAGATACCACAATGGAAATTAGCAATAATACAATGACTATCAAGGATACCGACACTTTTTTAGAAATAAATGAAGCAAAGCCCAGGATTATTAATAAAACAGCAAAGAGAAATAATAAAGAGACCATCATTCCATAGTTATTCAAAATAAAGAATGATGCCAGCGAAAAGATGCCTGTGCCCAATAAGTCTGCAAAATATAGTATATTCACGTAACGCACCATTTTTGTAAAGATTATAGATATTATTGCACCGCCGATGGTAAATGGAATTACACCTATAAACATATATAGTATGGGGAAAAAGTTAAACAGATTAATGTAGAGTATCAGAGATATCGCAATATAAGATAGCAATAAAACCCACAATAAATCGGTAACAGAAATGGCATCTATATCATTTTTGTTTTCAGCTATTTGTCTTTGGACCCATATACCGCCCAGACCCAGGCCCAGGATGGCAGTGGATATTATGATAAAAGCATAATGGTACCACGCAAGATATGAGAAAATTCGAGTCAGTATAAATTCCAGTGAAAATAAAAATCCTGACAGTGTGAAAACAATAAATAAGAGGATTTTTGTTTCTGTATCTTTCAGGTTTTTGTCTTTTATATCGGTTAAAATATTCATATCTCCTTTCCGGTAAATCTGGAGCATTATTTCTTACATCCCAATGGGTAATTTATATGGTAAAATTCTGGACAACAACCCGGTTATTTTTGTGAAATTTCCGGTCAAAATCATTATCCCGAAAATAATCATGATTGCACCCAGCACCTTTTGAGGAGTTCCCCGACTCATCAATGACTTTAAACTATCATAATATTTGCCGAAGGCCACCGAAAGGATCAAATACGGTATCGCAAGGCCCAGTGAAAATATGAACATCAGCATCATTCCCTGTTTTGCCGCCGAGAGGGTACCCGCAATGAGCAGGAATGAATAAAGTGTTGGACCTATGCAGTGGGAACATGCAATGGCGAAAAATAGTCCCAAAAAGAAGGACCGGGCATAACCCAGTGGCGGCAATTTGCCGTCGGGAATATCCATGTTCATGTGAAGCGATGGCAATTTGAGTATTCCCAGCATATTCAGTCCAACCAGAGATATAAAAATCCCGCCGATGATATTGAGTATGCCTATATTTCCTTTAAAAAAGCCCGCTATTTTGCCTGACATACCGCCTGCCAGCGTAAATACAATGGTAAAGGCCAGCACAAAAAAGAGGGTGTTGATAAAAGCTCTCCTTTTTAATTCTGCCGGAAGAGCCGATTTTAGCTCTTTTATGCTCATTCCGGTTATCAGTGAGAAATACACCGTCACCATGGGAATGATGCATGGAGAGAAAAAAGACAGAAGCCCTCCTGTAAATGAAATTCCATAGAGAGTCAATGTTGAAACCATAATGCACCTCTATTTTTTCCAATCGCTCTTATCCCATTTGAATTTCCTGTCCGGAATCGCACCTATGGTCCGGAGATTTAGCTCTAAAAACCCTGTATTGTTGTTAAAGAGACCGTCATTTTTTATCGTTAAGATTCCACTGCGATGGTGTCCGTCATCGCTGATAGCCCGCCATGTAAATCCCTGATTCACGGTTTTCGACCCATTGGATAAAACCGCAATTTTAGCTATATCATACGAAGAAAGATCAACAGTATGGGTGTTTAAGGTTACATAAAAAATCAAATCTTTTTCTTCGGGTTTCAATATATTCAAAAAGGCTGCATCCACAGTTACGGCTCCGCCTTCGGTGCGTCTGGTGACGGCAAATAATTTGCTTTCATCTATTCCGTCTAAAAGCTTTTCAGGATCTACTGCAGTGGATTGTTCTATACGGTTTCCTTCTCCTGTATTCGCTTTGCTTTTAGAGTTGTTCTGCTGAAAATAAAAGAAAATCAAAGCTGTTGCTACAAATGCAATTGCCACAACCCATGTTATGATCTTACGCATTTCCCTTCAACCTCTCTATTTTTTGCGGTTCATCGCTTAACTTCTTTTCACTTTCGAAATTTTTATCTCCATGACAGCTTTCCTTATCGTGCCCACCAAACATACCCTTCATCATAAAGATGTGCATCAGCGGACAGAGCAATAGAAAACCGTATGATAAGACACTCCTTGCGCCGAACCTGGAAAAAGCGTAAATCAAAACCAGAGGAAGCAAACAACACAGCATCATCAATAACCCATGAAATAAACCACCGTGTTTCTTATCCATTTTTACCCTCCTTTAGATTTTTATACCCTAATGGGGTATATTTTTATTTTATACTATTCCTATGTTTTTAGTCAACTAATCTCGAATATATTTCACAAAAATATCACAGACATCACGAGCAGGATATTTAATCTTTTGTTAGAAATACTATAATAGAAGTGAAATCTATGGCTATTCTTAATGTCAGATACACTGTTCTAAAAAAAAGACCTGAGAGAAAGGTAAGAGGCAAGATGGAAAATAGAGCAAAATCAGATATGACCGAAGTTATCCGTCGCAGGTACGACCGCACCTCGATATTTTATGACTGGATGGACCGCATGATATCTCCCGAATTGCGCAAAAAAGCCCTTTCCCAGGCTTCGGGAAAGGTACTCGAAGTGGGAGCGGGGACTGGAAATAACTTTCCTTATTATCCTCCGGGATGTGAAGTGACTGCAATTGACTTCAGCCCCGGTATGCTCGCCAGGGCCAGGAAAAAACTCCATCTAGCCAGGGCACCTATAAAACTACTTGAAATGGATGCCCAGGCTATGGATTTTCCCGACAATACTTTTGATACTGTCGTGGCAACATGTGTGTTCTGTTCAGTCCCCGACCCGGTCAAGGGTCTGGCGGAAGTTAAACGGGTCTGCAAGCCGAATGGAAAGATCATACTTCTGGAACACGTCCGCAGTGAATCTCCCGTCATTGGTTGGCTCATGGATGTTTTAAACCCTATATCACTACATCTAATAGGTTCAAACATCAACCGGCGCACCGTCCAGAATGTGATATCCGCAGGAATACAGCTTCAGAAAGTCGAAGACCTGCGGGGAAAAATAGTGAAGCTGATTGTGGGAACTCCATGATTTTGGGAAATTTATTTCATATTGCCGGAGTTATTTTGCAGGGGAGAGGGAAATCTAATGCTACCTGCCTACCCGCAGGGATAGCAAAAGGCTTTTTTCAATCGATAATGGTATTCAGCACATTTTTTCTTATCCATTTCTGCTATTATATTTTCGGTTGTAGTAAAAGCCTGAGTAGGGCAACATTTTTTACACATCTCGCATTTTATGCAAAGTTCGTTTTTGAGCACTTCATCCGGAGGTATGATAGCATCTGTCAATACAGAAACCAGTCTAACTCTTGGGCCAAATTCTTTTGTCAACAAAGTATGGTTATATCCTATGGTGCCAAGTCCGGCATATTTGCCTGCCAGAACGTGTGAAAAAGCAGCTATAGGTTTGTCAACAAGCACCGAAATATCACCATATCCGTCCCTTGGAAAGAAAAAGGCCTTATGCCCCAATTTATTTAAATAACCGGCGATGCATTATAACCAAAGCAAAGGGTTTTCAAACTCTTTTCAACATCTTTTATCATTTCATAATGCTTATCCTGATGGACTAAAATGCAATCGTATATTAAAGTCCATGTTGCAATCAAGACATCGGTCAGCGGTATATTTATCCCCTTCCGGTGTAGAGTAAAATTTAGAAATGCGGTTTTATCCCATACAGTGGATTCCTTATCCAGAACAACCAATGAGTCAAGTTCTTCTTTAAGCTGAGCAAATTGTTTTTCATTTATTGCACCGGATAATATCTCGGCTTTTATAACAGGAGTAATTACAACTTTTTCCTCTAACAATGCCATTTTCATCCATTCCTGTACTTTTGAATCACCATCTTTTTTTAAAACTTCTATCCATATGGAAGTGTCAACTAGATACTTAAAACTCATCTTTCCGCATTTCCTCCAGTTCAGACCGGTTTAAAGCCAGGTCGGTATTACCTATACGGTTGGCCAGCCTCTCAAGTTTGCTCCGACGAATAAAATCTTCCAGAGCTTTATTTACTGCCTCAGTCATCTTGCTGGTGCCTAGCAACCGCATGGCTTCCTCTAACAGCTTTCTGTTGACATATAATGTCGTCTTCATATGACATCACCTCTTGACATATATTATACCATAAAAAAGGTGCTATATTCAAGCACCATTATAAATATAATGTTAAATATACTTGACTTTTTGTAATATATTACAATTAAGGCGATACCATGGTATTAGATAAATCTGCGAATTAAAACGTGACATGCCTAGAGCCTGACCGGCTTCCCATTGTCCTTGTGAAATCGAATGGTATTATAAACCCAAAGCGGAAAGGATATCTTCCTTCAGGTCTTCTACATTTTCTATACCTACCGAAAGGCGCACCAGGCTGTCGCTGATACCTCTGGCCTTTCGTTCTCCTTCAGGAATAGAGGCATGGGTCATTTTAGCCGGAAGGCTTATAAAACTTTCAACCGCTCCTAAACTTTCGGCAAGAGTAATGAGCTTTACATTTCTCAATAGCTTATCCGCCAGTTCTGGAGTTTGAAGCTCGAAGGATATCATGCCCCCAAATCCACCGGCTTGCTTTTTCTGGATTTCATGGCCCGGGTGACCCGAAAGTCCGGGGTAGTATACCTTTTTTACATCCGGTAATGTAACAAGCCATGACGAAAGTTCCCTGGCGTTTTGTTCATGGCGCTCCATGCGGACTCCTAAGGTCTTTATGCCTCTCATCAAAAGCCATGAGTCAAAGGGCCCGAGGATTCCTCCGGTAGAGTTTTGTATAAAATGAAGCTTCTCTGCCAGTTCTTTTTCCTTTACTACCACCAGTCCTGCTACTACGTCACTGTGTCCGCCAAGAT from Biomaibacter acetigenes includes these protein-coding regions:
- the lgt gene encoding prolipoprotein diacylglyceryl transferase, translated to MNILFKLGPFTIYKLGFFVALGILAGMYLVLKEAKRKSLNEDDVLNFSMLIIISGFIGARLLFVLLDLPFYLKNPAMILHVNEGGLSFHGAILGGLIAAVIYTRMKKINFFKLADIVAPSLALGYGIGRIGCDIYGKVTNVPWAVVVNGVSRHPAQLYSALAGFIIFMILWNRREKIRYDGELFVSFVVLYSIYRFIIEFFRDSVMAGPLSVAQWTSLALVVLGVIYNQARISKVLYKNLPPNHL
- a CDS encoding cytochrome c biogenesis CcdA family protein; this encodes MVSTLTLYGISFTGGLLSFFSPCIIPMVTVYFSLITGMSIKELKSALPAELKRRAFINTLFFVLAFTIVFTLAGGMSGKIAGFFKGNIGILNIIGGIFISLVGLNMLGILKLPSLHMNMDIPDGKLPPLGYARSFFLGLFFAIACSHCIGPTLYSFLLIAGTLSAAKQGMMLMFIFSLGLAIPYLILSVAFGKYYDSLKSLMSRGTPQKVLGAIMIIFGIMILTGNFTKITGLLSRILPYKLPIGM
- a CDS encoding DUF2933 domain-containing protein, with translation MDKKHGGLFHGLLMMLCCLLPLVLIYAFSRFGARSVLSYGFLLLCPLMHIFMMKGMFGGHDKESCHGDKNFESEKKLSDEPQKIERLKGNA
- a CDS encoding class I SAM-dependent methyltransferase, with product MENRAKSDMTEVIRRRYDRTSIFYDWMDRMISPELRKKALSQASGKVLEVGAGTGNNFPYYPPGCEVTAIDFSPGMLARARKKLHLARAPIKLLEMDAQAMDFPDNTFDTVVATCVFCSVPDPVKGLAEVKRVCKPNGKIILLEHVRSESPVIGWLMDVLNPISLHLIGSNINRRTVQNVISAGIQLQKVEDLRGKIVKLIVGTP
- the vapC gene encoding type II toxin-antitoxin system VapC family toxin → MSFKYLVDTSIWIEVLKKDGDSKVQEWMKMALLEEKVVITPVIKAEILSGAINEKQFAQLKEELDSLVVLDKESTVWDKTAFLNFTLHRKGINIPLTDVLIATWTLIYDCILVHQDKHYEMIKDVEKSLKTLCFGYNASPVI
- a CDS encoding type II toxin-antitoxin system VapB family antitoxin, which encodes MKTTLYVNRKLLEEAMRLLGTSKMTEAVNKALEDFIRRSKLERLANRIGNTDLALNRSELEEMRKDEF